From Micropterus dolomieu isolate WLL.071019.BEF.003 ecotype Adirondacks linkage group LG21, ASM2129224v1, whole genome shotgun sequence:
GGACATCCACTTCGTCCCAAGCCGACTGGCTCTTTCTAGCCGCAACGACACGTTGGTCGGAGGCCGAAGGGTTAACATCCAGCTTTTCGAAAACCCCCACGGACACCAATTTGAGGTGATTACGTTCAGAAAAGCGGATGTTACCCAGCACTGGCCTGCATATACACACTTCTCCTGGTTCCCGGGGTACTCGTGGGCGGTGGCCACCTGTCCCAGGTGTAAAACTCATTTAGGTGGGTACGAATCCGTAATGGTGCAAAAAGTGCCTCTTCAACTTACTACAGAGAGCAGTTTCAGGAACACTTTAATGAGGTCCCTGTACTGTGAGATGAAGGAGACATATTTTCGACCACCAAGAAATGTTTCGTCTTTTTCTGTCACATTCATAACGACAAAGCATGTGATACTTACACTGTTTTAACCTTGACATGTACTTCCATCTATGCCACAGACCGTAGTCATCAGCATTTAGCATCAAAATGAAGACTGTCTTGTGTAATCCAACAAATTTAAGTTATTCATCCCCATTTTCAAGTTTCTGTCGTATCTTTGTAAGACAATTAAGTCAAACTAAATATTGAGTTATGCACTCATGCAACTTTTGAAATACTTAATttcaacaatttaaaataaatagtgaGGATTTAGTGTTGTAAATCTTAAAGCGCTAGTGAAAACTTGAAGCATAAGTAAATACACACTTAAACTACTGCCTTAACTGGCATGAGTTTGGTATCTCAACCTCTGTAGGAGTTAAGTGATAAATAACTGCACACTGAGCAAGCAGTAACAGGCTTTCATGCTCATCTTTTTATACTGGCATCCACTTGTTTGGATCCATGTGCTACgttttattatatattgtgGTCCCAATTGGTCTTTCAGATAacgttttttcccccccccttACTCCAGGTTGGGCCTTCCAGCCCAGTGACTGGCCAGACACAATCAGGAAAACAAACTTTGAGGAGTCTGAGCACACCTTCTTGGCTTTAATCACAGATCGTCTATTAAGAGAAGACTTTGCTTCAAGTCTGCTAATGACGCCAAAATCCTTCGTGAGCTGAAGTACTATTCACTGTACAATGTAACTGTAAACCAGGTGCCTTTGCTGCTACTTAcaactattttaaaataaagttatatGCACCTACTTTGTTTGAAAACTcccacacatgtaaacacagtaAGTTTTATTATCGTAACAAAGCAAGTTTTACACCTCAAATTTAAAACAGTTTCTTTTTCCCCCAGCGGAAAAGGAAAGTGTGATTAAATGTGAATGAGATAACAGGTTTGTTTTACTCATGAAGCAGTGGGGGCCAACATTTACAAGCttgttttttctccattttgttctttattaaaaatgtcattTCAAATCTCAATGGATATCTGTAAAAcaatacaatgaaaaaaaaaaaagtcccatAGAAATGGTGTCAAAATAACCACTCTCCCCAATAACCAACTGCCCCTCCCCAGCTTACCCCGCCCCCCTCCCCCTAAACATTACAAGTCAAAGGAATGAGCTGGTACTCGTTAACCACATAGGGGGAACATGACAGTTTTCTTCAAGGGATCAACACCCCAactggaaaaggaaaaaaaataaaataaaaaaatatgggGACAAAATATTGAGAGGTAAACTAGCGCTGGGTCACTACACCATGGCTTTAGTCAATTTACCACACAACCTTTAACAGGAGGAATTCTGTGTGAATTGCCTTCAGATTCTATTCAGGATGCCGTGCTGATtctatttttacactttttaaagttatttttgaGATGACTTTGACGATGGTACTCAAAATTCAGGGCAAAGTGCCATTGGCCTAAGATGAGTCAAAGGAGAACATAACATGGCACCAACAAGTGAAGAGGCCTCAGAATGgaaaatgaagcacacaccgatttaaaataaaaaataaaaagtaaaaaaaaataaaattaaaacctTTGCTCCCAAATGTGAGTGGAAAAACCAAACAGGGAATAGAAGGTTGAGGGTCTGGGTAGATTATGTTAATTCTTAGTCGTCTTCTCCCTCGTCATCCTGAAAGAATGAGATATCAGATCGTCAGTTAGCGttgaaaacaaataactgtTACCAGCTCCAATTTGAGTTTATCACTTTACCTCTCCATCTTCTCCGTCgtcctcttcatcatcctctCCATCTTCATCTCCCTCCTCATCTATGTCCTCCAGAccctcctcgtcctcttcatcatcctcaCCTTCACCCTCTTCGTCATCCATGTCAGGAACCTAGGGATTAGAATCACTTTCAGCACTTTTGTCTTTCAGTTATACCAGATGTCAGAGAGTTTGCTGTCTTGGTGAATAGAATATATTTTATCATCAGCAAGAAACAATGCTTGGAACATCCACAGACAGATAAAAAtgaagtatataaatatatacagctACAAGATGTATACTTATTATGGAAAGTGTCAGCAAGGGAAATGTATATGCCACAAGCAAGGACACATTAACCTGGATGTACACATACCAGGTAGTACTGCAGAGGGTTTGGCCAGATGTCGTCCTTGATGACCTCCCCGAGCTCATCGGCACCGGCGTCAGCGTGATCAGTGAACCAAGTGAAGAAGCTCTCTGGCTCTTCATGTTGCCTCTTCCTTCCTGCTTTGTTCTGTGTCTGGCTGGAACGCTTGGTCAGGTCctacaaacaacaaaattaaaatgtctaGCTGAAAACTTCTAGTGTGCAATTCTGGAGTGAGGTCAGGTCGAACTGGTTTAACATTTGCTGATTTTCTCTACTTAAAAGTCAAAGCTAGTACAGCAGCTCAGATCTCAGGGCTTCATTATATAAACATAAGATgtcaaatagaaaaaaatattctgaattACAATCATCATCATATCAATATACACATACCTTTCCTGATTTCCATTTGATTTCTGTCGACTTCGAAGATGGGTCTCCGCTCTCGTTCAAATGGAACTCTTTGGAAAGTACTTTGTTTTCGAAGTACGGATTTTCATCGAAATACTAGAAGATACAATGCGCCCAGATAAGAACACAACAACCAACCTGCACCTTAATCTTGGGTGTGAGTGCACGCAACATCACAATACTTACAAAATCTATTCTGTAGCCTGACTTGATGTCTTCAAACTCTGTCACTTCCACTCGGCTCAGGTAATGAAGTgcttcttcatcttcctctccgAGTAGGGCAGATACTGTGGGGGAAACGGACTTAAACTTAGTCACTGTCCAAATAACTCAGACTTATTGAGATTTAATTATTTCCAAACAGAGGCAATAAAATCCCATGTGAATTGCTCACCTTGTGGATGGTTGACAAACGTGGTGACCCAGAAATTGGGGATTTTGGCGATCAGTTCTGACCTCTTCTGAAAGAATGGCTGACGGAGTTTGTTGTATTTCTGTTCTACTTTGAGGATCTCCTCACTGGCTTGTTCGTTCAACCTGAAGGGGAAAAATCACAAGCCAAATTTAACTTCAGTTTCGACTGCTTATGCAGATTgagtttacaaaaacaaaatccctgtcatgtttgttgttaatttaaATTGTTCTGTATGTGGTCAATCCTATTTAGACACAGGGATATCAAACAGAGCACCATGAAGGACTAAGATTCTGCAGGTTTTCATGCCAACCACAGATAACATTATCTTATATCACTATTCAGTCCCTCTTCCTTTAAAGTGATGCACTTATCTCTTTAGCTTTAAGGACAAGGTGTGACATCCCcaatttgactttttaaaaaattacctGTCAATTTCATTTTGAACTTCATCAATGTGTTCAATAGCTTCCTGCTGCTCTTTctctgtgggggaaaaaagaaataactgtTAAAAATTTGTAGAAAGTATTACACATAAGTTAATCCAggactaaaaacaaaaaaacatggacagattgtggttaaataaaaataaaaaagtaagtaaatataTAAGTGTTAGTgtataaaaataattacatttgccATCACCGCGAGTTACTTTTATAGCTGCAACTAAGTTTACTATATTTCCGAGCACTACTGGGGTCTACGGAGCGATATTTTGCTATTCCAATTGTTTAGGCGtttacaataactaatcctTCTGTAGTACGCGGTCGATAACTGTAGTTGTCTGGTTATCGGTAGAATAAAAGCCGGGCTCTCCCGGAGGTTATTGTAATGTGAGCGGCCAATGGCTGCAGCTCTAGCGGCTCAGACACTCACCGTTTCCTGCCGGCTGCTGCCGAGAAGGCCGCGTGGTTTAAATGTGGGGCATCtcactgcacacacagagctgcGATAACGTGAGGGGACTGAGCTCGGACAGATGCCAGAATAAACTCCCCTAACTATCAAAACGCTGCTCATATGGCGAAATATAATAATTAGTCAGATTAGCTGATTGCGGGACCGgtgaatttaaatgcatttctgaGTAACAAAACATAACGTCGTCAGCTTGAGTTAGGTaacattacaacaacaacactagCTGGCTAACTGCTAATGGCCAAATGAAAATGCCAACTTTTACGGTtattaacaaacacaacaacagtttaAATTTATATTGGCCATTTTGAGGTAATTCTTCAACAGCGCCACAGAACAATGCTCCTCCAGTATCGCATACTACTCAGACAGTAGCCAACGACATAACTGGCCACGCTGATGATGCTAAATCCAGTAGCTA
This genomic window contains:
- the si:ch211-51h9.7 gene encoding uncharacterized protein si:ch211-51h9.7 gives rise to the protein MKCSRSLRELVKQLEKLIMQYISFVLLFYPAAYQPGEACAAVAEEGRTSPATLILCRACGHELASGTDIHFVPSRLALSSRNDTLVGGRRVNIQLFENPHGHQFEVITFRKADVTQHWPAYTHFSWFPGYSWAVATCPRCKTHLGWAFQPSDWPDTIRKTNFEESEHTFLALITDRLLREDFASSLLMTPKSFVS
- the seta gene encoding SET nuclear proto-oncogene a; translated protein: MSASAAKVSKKELNSNHDGADETSEKEQQEAIEHIDEVQNEIDRLNEQASEEILKVEQKYNKLRQPFFQKRSELIAKIPNFWVTTFVNHPQVSALLGEEDEEALHYLSRVEVTEFEDIKSGYRIDFYFDENPYFENKVLSKEFHLNESGDPSSKSTEIKWKSGKDLTKRSSQTQNKAGRKRQHEEPESFFTWFTDHADAGADELGEVIKDDIWPNPLQYYLVPDMDDEEGEGEDDEEDEEGLEDIDEEGDEDGEDDEEDDGEDGEDDEGEDD